One Streptococcus sp. S1 DNA window includes the following coding sequences:
- the budA gene encoding acetolactate decarboxylase, whose product MEPVKLFQYNTLGALMAGLYGGSFTIGELLEHGDLGVGTLDSIDGELIVLDGKAYQAKGSGDHPEIVEVSPDAKVPYAAVVPHQAEVIFRQRFEMTDEELEARIESYYDGENLFRSIKIHGDFAKMHVRMIPKSTPEMKFAEVATHQPEYTRENVTGTIVGFWTSEIFHGVSVAGYHLHFISDDHTFGGHVMDFVILEGIVEVGAIDQLDQRFPVQDRQYLFAKFNVDEVKEDIHKAE is encoded by the coding sequence ATGGAACCAGTGAAACTTTTTCAATACAATACCTTAGGTGCCCTAATGGCGGGTCTGTACGGGGGTTCATTTACGATTGGAGAACTCTTGGAACACGGAGATCTGGGAGTTGGGACGCTTGATTCTATTGATGGAGAGTTGATCGTATTAGATGGTAAGGCATATCAGGCCAAAGGATCAGGGGACCATCCTGAAATAGTCGAAGTTTCTCCGGATGCCAAGGTTCCTTATGCAGCAGTTGTCCCTCACCAAGCAGAAGTGATTTTCCGCCAACGCTTTGAAATGACGGACGAGGAATTGGAAGCCCGTATTGAGTCTTATTATGATGGGGAAAATCTGTTCCGATCTATTAAGATTCATGGTGATTTTGCCAAGATGCATGTCCGTATGATTCCAAAATCAACACCAGAGATGAAGTTTGCAGAGGTTGCAACCCATCAGCCAGAATATACACGGGAAAATGTCACAGGTACCATCGTCGGTTTTTGGACATCGGAAATTTTCCATGGCGTGAGTGTGGCAGGTTACCATTTGCACTTTATTTCAGATGACCATACCTTTGGTGGCCATGTCATGGATTTTGTCATCTTAGAAGGGATTGTAGAGGTAGGGGCCATCGATCAGCTGGATCAACGTTTCCCAGTTCAAGACCGTCAGTACCTCTTTGCTAAATTCAATGTTGATGAGGTCAAAGAAGACATCCATAAAGCAGAATAA